The Microcoleus sp. FACHB-672 genome window below encodes:
- a CDS encoding Uma2 family endonuclease, which translates to MITTTQEIAHFSIEDYHQMIAAGILSERRVELLDGLIWEMSPEGTEHTYFEENLAKRLERLTEGRAYVRENKPITLSNSEPELDIVIAKLPRSQYLEHHPFPTDILLLIEVSKSTLERDTSVKKRIYARENIPEYWVVDVAGRKLIVYRSPALGDYQQKIEFSSIETISPLAFPDVEIAITQIFSI; encoded by the coding sequence ATGATCACCACTACTCAGGAAATTGCACATTTTTCCATAGAAGATTACCATCAGATGATTGCGGCTGGAATTTTGAGCGAGCGCCGTGTGGAACTACTCGATGGGTTGATTTGGGAGATGTCGCCAGAAGGAACGGAACACACCTATTTTGAGGAAAATTTAGCCAAAAGGCTGGAACGGTTAACAGAGGGACGGGCGTATGTCAGAGAAAACAAGCCAATCACTTTGTCAAATTCCGAACCTGAACTGGATATCGTCATCGCTAAATTACCGCGTTCACAGTATCTAGAGCATCATCCATTTCCCACCGATATCTTATTGTTGATTGAAGTTTCTAAGTCCACCCTAGAACGCGATACTTCAGTTAAGAAAAGGATTTATGCACGAGAGAATATACCAGAATATTGGGTAGTTGATGTTGCCGGCAGGAAACTGATTGTTTATCGTTCGCCAGCGTTAGGGGATTATCAGCAAAAGATAGAGTTTTCGTCGATTGAAACAATCTCCCCGTTAGCTTTTCCCGATGTTGAGATTGCAATCACGCAGATTTTTTCCATCTGA
- a CDS encoding ATP-binding protein: protein MLTRSLNRLIARFPKQTSLQTVLIVPFLLQIVAAVGLVGYLSFRNGQKAVNELVLQLQNEASSRVDQHLSSYLNTAKQVAKVNTDALELGLLNPKDLKTQGQFYWKQMQEFQVGYISFASTTGDFIGAGYHTDGKTIIINEVSLRQYGNSNSIIYKTDSKGNRIKAIENLGKYEYRKEPWYAETVEAGKPIWSQIYQWEQPPNPLAVSFNRPVRDRNNKIIGVIGIDQRLSQVSKFLNELKVSPSGKIFIIERNGLIVASSSTEQPFTMVDSKPKRLQVLDSKDPLILATSRYLQKTFRNFKEINNSQHLESKINNGNFPWESQRQFIKVTPWRDKFGLDWLIVTVIPESDFMEQINHNSRTTILLCFIALVIATGMAIFTARLIAYPILQLNRASDSIAGGQLNQKITVKGIHELKKLANSFNSMALQLQQSFETLEKQNEELKHFDQLKDEFLANTSHELRTPLNGIIGLAESLMDGATGELPITTKINLKLIVSSGRRLASLVNDILDFSKLRYKNVELQLKPIDLRSVVNVVLTLSQPLATQKNLQLINTIPEDFPSAEADENRLQQILHNLVGNAIKFTPSGIVEISAKVIADDPELSTTKNEQIAITVTDTGIGIPEDKFDRIFESFEQVEGTAAREYGGTGLGLAVTKKLVELHGGKISLQSKLEKGSQFTFTLPRSQEQVEATQSSIIIPDTITSEIATLITSPKLALKATNEKPFKVLIVDDEPVNRQVLLNNLSLYNYEITEASSGQEALDALENGLLPDLMLLDVMMPRMTGYEVCQKIRERFPAHELPIVMLTAKNQVQDIIEGFESGANDYLSKPIQKGEMIARIKTHLNLAKLTLAYGRFVPHNFLNFLSRESILEVQLGDQVLKKMTVMFADIRDFTTLSEAMTPKENFNFLNSYLSQVGPIIRQHQGFIDKYIGDAIMALFPESAKDALQAALAMQKEVALYNQHRQQQGEVPISIGIGLHTGNLMLGTIGESQRMETTAISDAVNLASRLEGLTKLYGAGILISLHTLIRVEDIETYSFRFLDRVRVKGKSKPVAVYEVYDENFGLINQLKTQTKPMFEPAVMAYNRQDFAGGQPMFEKILAINPEDRAALLYMKRCQHYQQYGVPAGWEGVTDLDIKE, encoded by the coding sequence ATGTTAACCCGGTCATTGAACCGCTTAATTGCCCGATTCCCAAAGCAGACTTCTCTACAAACCGTTTTAATTGTTCCCTTCCTTCTACAAATCGTCGCTGCTGTTGGTTTGGTTGGCTATCTCTCCTTTCGCAATGGGCAAAAAGCTGTAAACGAGTTGGTTCTACAGTTGCAAAACGAAGCGAGTTCTCGTGTTGATCAGCATTTGAGTAGCTACCTCAACACTGCTAAGCAGGTTGCAAAAGTCAACACCGACGCCCTCGAATTAGGATTGCTCAATCCCAAAGACTTAAAAACGCAAGGGCAATTCTACTGGAAACAGATGCAGGAGTTTCAGGTTGGTTATATCAGCTTTGCATCGACTACCGGCGACTTTATTGGGGCTGGATATCATACAGATGGTAAAACTATCATCATCAATGAGGTTTCCCTCAGACAATATGGCAACTCTAATAGCATTATCTACAAAACAGATAGCAAGGGAAATCGAATCAAAGCCATTGAAAATTTGGGAAAATACGAATATCGAAAAGAGCCTTGGTATGCCGAGACAGTTGAAGCCGGCAAACCAATTTGGAGTCAGATTTATCAGTGGGAACAACCTCCCAACCCCCTAGCAGTTTCTTTTAACCGGCCTGTTCGAGATCGCAATAACAAAATTATCGGTGTCATCGGAATTGACCAACGCCTCTCACAAGTCAGTAAATTTCTGAATGAATTAAAAGTGAGTCCATCTGGAAAAATTTTTATTATCGAGCGCAATGGACTGATTGTTGCCAGTTCCAGTACCGAACAGCCTTTCACAATGGTGGATAGCAAACCGAAGCGACTCCAGGTGTTGGATAGCAAAGATCCGTTGATTTTGGCAACAAGCCGGTATTTACAGAAAACGTTTCGCAACTTTAAGGAAATCAACAATAGCCAACACCTTGAGTCGAAAATAAACAACGGCAATTTCCCTTGGGAAAGTCAGCGCCAGTTTATCAAGGTGACGCCTTGGCGAGATAAGTTTGGTCTGGACTGGTTGATTGTAACGGTCATTCCAGAATCCGATTTTATGGAACAGATTAACCATAACAGCCGCACGACGATTTTGCTGTGTTTCATTGCCTTAGTGATCGCCACCGGCATGGCTATCTTCACCGCTCGTTTGATTGCCTACCCCATTCTCCAATTGAACCGAGCTTCTGATTCGATTGCCGGCGGACAATTGAATCAGAAGATAACCGTCAAAGGTATCCACGAATTGAAAAAACTCGCCAACTCCTTCAACAGCATGGCACTACAGCTTCAGCAATCTTTTGAAACCCTAGAGAAGCAAAACGAAGAACTCAAGCATTTTGACCAGCTCAAAGACGAATTTCTAGCCAACACCTCCCACGAACTCCGCACTCCACTGAACGGGATTATTGGTCTTGCTGAATCGCTGATGGATGGCGCAACGGGAGAACTTCCGATTACCACAAAAATTAACCTCAAATTAATCGTTTCTAGTGGTCGCCGTCTCGCAAGTTTGGTTAACGATATTCTTGATTTTTCCAAACTTAGATATAAGAATGTGGAACTGCAACTAAAGCCGATAGACTTGCGCTCGGTGGTGAACGTGGTTCTCACCCTAAGTCAACCCTTAGCAACCCAGAAAAATTTGCAGTTGATTAACACCATTCCTGAAGACTTCCCAAGCGCAGAAGCCGACGAAAACCGGCTGCAACAGATTCTCCACAATTTGGTCGGTAACGCAATTAAATTTACTCCTTCAGGAATCGTAGAAATTTCCGCTAAAGTCATTGCTGATGACCCTGAACTATCAACAACAAAGAATGAACAAATAGCGATTACAGTTACCGATACAGGAATCGGCATTCCTGAAGATAAATTTGACCGTATCTTTGAATCTTTTGAACAGGTAGAAGGCACTGCGGCTAGAGAGTATGGCGGCACCGGCTTAGGACTTGCGGTTACCAAAAAGCTTGTGGAATTGCATGGAGGAAAGATTAGCCTTCAGTCGAAGCTAGAAAAAGGTTCACAATTTACTTTTACTTTGCCGCGTTCTCAAGAGCAAGTTGAAGCAACTCAATCCAGCATTATTATTCCAGATACTATTACTTCAGAAATAGCGACCCTCATCACGAGTCCTAAGTTAGCGTTGAAGGCTACGAATGAAAAACCTTTTAAAGTTTTGATTGTTGATGACGAACCCGTGAATCGACAAGTCTTGCTCAACAATCTCTCTCTTTATAATTACGAGATTACCGAAGCTAGTAGCGGTCAAGAAGCTTTGGATGCGCTGGAAAACGGACTCCTTCCGGATCTGATGTTACTGGACGTAATGATGCCGCGCATGACCGGCTATGAAGTCTGTCAAAAAATTCGAGAGCGCTTTCCGGCTCATGAATTGCCGATTGTCATGCTGACGGCAAAGAACCAAGTTCAAGACATCATAGAAGGTTTTGAATCAGGAGCCAATGATTATTTATCTAAACCGATTCAAAAAGGCGAAATGATCGCTCGCATCAAAACTCATCTAAATTTAGCCAAACTTACTTTAGCATACGGGCGATTTGTGCCGCATAATTTTCTAAATTTTTTAAGTCGAGAAAGTATTCTTGAAGTGCAACTAGGCGACCAAGTTCTCAAAAAAATGACAGTAATGTTTGCGGATATTCGCGATTTTACAACGCTGTCAGAAGCAATGACCCCTAAAGAAAATTTTAATTTTCTCAACTCTTATCTCAGTCAGGTTGGCCCAATCATTCGTCAGCACCAAGGCTTTATTGATAAATATATTGGGGATGCAATCATGGCTTTGTTTCCCGAATCAGCGAAAGATGCTCTGCAAGCAGCGCTAGCAATGCAGAAAGAAGTGGCGCTGTATAATCAACACCGGCAGCAGCAAGGTGAGGTTCCAATTTCTATCGGCATTGGCTTGCATACGGGCAATTTAATGTTAGGAACAATTGGCGAATCGCAACGCATGGAAACGACGGCGATCTCGGATGCCGTAAACTTAGCTTCTCGTTTGGAAGGGTTAACAAAGCTCTATGGAGCGGGAATTTTAATTAGCTTACACACCTTAATTCGGGTGGAAGATATAGAAACTTACAGCTTTCGATTTCTTGATCGCGTCCGAGTGAAAGGAAAAAGCAAGCCGGTTGCGGTCTATGAAGTGTACGATGAAAACTTTGGATTAATCAATCAGTTAAAGACGCAAACAAAGCCAATGTTTGAGCCGGCAGTGATGGCTTATAATCGCCAAGATTTTGCGGGAGGGCAACCCATGTTTGAAAAAATCTTGGCGATTAACCCTGAAGATCGGGCAGCACTGCTATACATGAAACGCTGCCAACATTATCAACAATATGGTGTGCCGGCAGGATGGGAAGGCGTAACTGATTTAGATATTAAAGAATGA
- a CDS encoding glutathione peroxidase produces the protein MLKNREGEKVPSITFKTRQNDKWVDITTDELFAGKTVIVFALPGAFTPTCSSTHVPGYNELAKVFRENGVDEIVCVSVNDTFVMNEWKKTQAAENITFLPDGNGDFSAQMGMLVDKDDLGFGKRSWRYSMLVKDGVIEKMFIEPEVAGDPFEVSDAETMLRYINPNAAKPQMVSLFTKVGCPFCARAKAALKEHNIDFEEIVLGPEITNRSLRAVAGATTVPQVFVDGKLIGGSDALDAYFRSLGG, from the coding sequence ATGCTGAAAAATCGTGAAGGGGAAAAAGTTCCCAGCATCACTTTCAAGACCCGCCAGAATGATAAATGGGTTGATATTACGACTGACGAACTGTTTGCGGGTAAAACAGTGATTGTTTTTGCCCTTCCCGGCGCTTTTACGCCAACTTGTTCTTCTACGCACGTTCCTGGTTATAACGAGCTTGCAAAAGTTTTTAGGGAAAATGGCGTAGATGAAATCGTCTGCGTTTCAGTCAATGACACTTTTGTGATGAATGAGTGGAAGAAAACTCAAGCAGCAGAAAACATCACGTTTCTTCCCGATGGAAATGGGGACTTTTCAGCCCAAATGGGGATGCTGGTTGATAAAGATGATTTAGGTTTCGGTAAACGTTCTTGGCGCTATTCCATGTTAGTCAAGGATGGTGTCATCGAAAAGATGTTTATTGAACCGGAAGTCGCGGGAGATCCTTTTGAAGTGTCTGATGCGGAGACAATGCTCCGCTACATCAATCCCAACGCAGCGAAACCTCAAATGGTTTCCCTATTTACCAAAGTCGGTTGTCCCTTCTGTGCGCGTGCTAAAGCAGCGCTGAAGGAACACAACATCGATTTTGAGGAAATTGTTTTGGGTCCAGAGATCACAAATCGCTCGTTGCGGGCAGTTGCCGGTGCTACCACGGTTCCGCAAGTCTTTGTTGATGGTAAACTGATCGGCGGATCTGACGCTCTTGACGCATATTTTCGCAGTCTTGGTGGGTGA